In Equus quagga isolate Etosha38 chromosome 14, UCLA_HA_Equagga_1.0, whole genome shotgun sequence, one DNA window encodes the following:
- the LOC124251722 gene encoding calcitonin gene-related peptide 1-like, translating into MGFWKFSTFLPLSILVLYQAGILQAASLGDMLESLQDPTILAEEETQLLLAGLVKEYMRLKALQQETEGYRVPAQKGSCNTATCVTQWLAGLLSSSGGGEKSNFVPTNVAPKSSGCRRRDLQA; encoded by the exons ATGGGCTTCTGGAAGTTCTCCACCTTTCTGCCTCTCAGCATCTTGGTCCTGTACCAGGCGGGCATCCTCCAGGCAGCGTCATTGGG ggacaTGTTGGAGAGCCTCCAAGACCCTACTATACTTGCTGAAGAGGAAACACAACTCCTACTGGCTGGTCTGGTGAAGGAATATATGCGGTTGAAGGCACTGCAGCAGGAGACAGAGGGCTACAG AGTCCCTGCCCAGAAGGGATCCTGCAACACTGCCACCTGTGTGACCCAATGGCTGGCAGGCTTGCTGAGCagttctgggggtggg GAGAAGAGCAACTTTGTGCCCACCAACGTGGCCCCTAAATCCTCTGGCTGTCGCCGCAGGGACCTTCAGGCCTGA